The nucleotide window GTGGCATCCGCATGGGTGTCGCCTGGCGGGAAATGGGTGTGGTCAATCTGCCATCGGGAAAGCCGACAATTGCCTTGGCGGGAGGGGCAGCCGAACGGCTTGCCGCGATGACACCTGAAGGCTTCAAAACGACTATCGATCTCACAATCACGGATGATTTTCCGTTGGCGCAGGCCTTCGTCGTCATTTCCGCATGGCCCCGGGACTGGCCTGAACCACCCCAACCAGGATCAAACTGAAAGGCGTTGGGCATAGCGCCCTCGCCTGCATTGCTTCCGCAGACGTGAACAGCTAAAAGTCGCGCAGCATTGCAGCGTCGCCCTCCGGATCAACGGAAAGTATTTTAAGGGATATTATGAGCGTGACCGAAAACAAAAAAGAGAAGGAAAGCGGCGTTGGCGAAACCATCAAGGTGATCGTCCAGGCGCTTCTGCTTGCCCTTGTCGTGCGCACATTTTTGTTTCAGCCGTTCAACATTCCATCCGGATCGATGAAGGACACTTTGC belongs to Roseibium porphyridii and includes:
- the acpS gene encoding holo-ACP synthase, which translates into the protein MILGIGSDLIDIRRIEKTLDRFGERFTNRVFTDIERAKSDKRAERAASYAKRFAAKEACSKALGSGIRMGVAWREMGVVNLPSGKPTIALAGGAAERLAAMTPEGFKTTIDLTITDDFPLAQAFVVISAWPRDWPEPPQPGSN